The following proteins are co-located in the Daphnia magna isolate NIES unplaced genomic scaffold, ASM2063170v1.1 Dm_contigs120, whole genome shotgun sequence genome:
- the LOC123466848 gene encoding uncharacterized protein LOC123466848: MISIQEPSPIQQKKNRGQYSTENTCHVTVIEITGHSAESASSEKNTGWNASESETPLTLEEEMELLLMIENHEREKIIEKLSEVIEKERKSVECFGFRCSESKNGCPARLLEDGAYFMTTGHDGHDNKEDHLKYCAMKQRMLERARDTRQRSRMIFEESRDMNPGVPIAYDANLERAMQRARRSAQPPVPQTIDEAEASLIASELYNKTADGTSIFYHGRVSTPTGTALVFISLAMLPLLRTSEEIACDGTFATLPLLFSQLFTLHVAAYRYMFPLAYAVMSEKTQSLYQLVLDRILHAIFRKVCTEGLRQSYMHRPNVKKIVKMLIALALLPAAQAHQGFMDICQSSVVLLQDETPDVRAKMQIIYEYMGSYWFLIVTPDRFSVNGQPRRTMNEVESFHRWFNRQCGKYHQKYLQKVEASAVKDYNLARSGRLIRREHAKKQTEKDVRIRTFCQSLDNREITVYQFLEMCSRFFEPLHNPAPLGGLLADPVPNPTTPK; encoded by the exons ATGATAAGCATTCAAGAGCCGTCACCtattcaacagaaaaaaaacagaggtCAGTATTCAACAGAAAATACGTGCCATGTTACGGTTATTGAGATTACTGGTCATTCGGCAGAATCAGCATCATCTGAGAAAAACACGGGATGGAACGCTTCGGAATCTGAAACGCCGTTAACATTGGAAGAGGAAATGGAACTTCTTCTAATGATTGAAAACCATGAACGTGAGAAAATCATAGAAAAACTCTCAGAAGTAATCGAAAAGGAGCGCAAGTCGGTAGAGTGCTT TGGTTTTCGCTGTAGCGAATCAAAGAACGGTTGCCCGGCAAGGCTTTTAGAAGATGGGGCATATTTTATGACCACTGGCCATGATGGGCACGATAACAAAGAAGATCATTTGAAGTATTGTGCCATGAAACAACGAATGTTGGAGAGGGCACGTGACACACGACAAAGAAGTCGGATGATTTTTGAAGAAAGTCGCGACAT GAATCCTGGAGTGCCGATAGCGTATGACGCCAACCTCGAACGTGCAATGCAGCGTGCAAGACGATCAGCGCAACCTCCAGTGCCACAAACGATAGACGAAGCAGAGGCTTCCTTAATAGCTAGCGAGCTATACAA TAAAACAGCAGATGGAACTTCAATTTTCTATCATGGACGAGTTTCAACTCCAACCGGCACTGCTCTCGTGTTTATCAGTCTGGCCATGCTACCACTGCTTCGAACGTCAGAAGAAATAGCATGCGACGGAACGTTTGCCACTTTGCCGTTGCTGTTTTCGCAGTTATTCACGTTGCACGTTGCGGCATATAGATAT atgtttCCACTGGCTTATGCTGTCATGTCTGAAAAGACACAATCACTATACCAGTTGGTTCTTGATCGTATTCTACAT GCAATTTTCCGAAAAGTTTGTACAGAAGGATTACGACAGTCTTATATGCACCGACCAAATGTCAAGAAAATTGTTAAAATGCTTATTGCACTCGCTTTGTTGCCTGCCGCACAAGCTCACCAAGGGTTTATG GATATCTGCCAATCATCAGTTGTCTTACTGCAAGATGAAACTCCTGATGTCAGGGCTAAAATGCAAATCATTTATGAATACATGGGAAGTTATTGGTTCCTTATAGTCACTCCAGATCGTTTTAGCGTCAATGGGCAGCCCAGGCGTACAATGAATGAGGTAGAATCTTTCCACCGATGGTTCAACAGGCAATGTGGAAAATATCATCAGA AGTACTTGCAAAAAGTAGAAGCAAGTGCCGTAAAGGACTACAACCTCGCCCGATCAGGACGGCTTATTCGACGAGAACATGCCaagaaacaaacagaaaaggaTGTGCGTATTAGGACTTTTTGCCAATCTTTGGACAACCGTGAAATAACGGTTTACCAGTTTCTTGAAATGTGTTCGAGATTTTTCGAACCTCTGCATAATCCTGCACCATTAGGCGGCCTTTTAGCTGATCCTGTTCCGAATCCTACAACTCCGAAATAG
- the LOC123466849 gene encoding uncharacterized protein LOC123466849: MSLNSALLKGPDLLTNLIGVLIRFRQHPIALSADIVKMFHQVRVRPKDGPALRFFYRDPGIQEPPSVYQMNVQPFGAVCSPTICAHVLRQAAEDGGIDAADVTNQIIDHFYVDNWLTSIPTAKEAVQHAKRVADVLLRGGFELAQWGSSCSKVLLSLPGNPVSSIDLALHGMPIERTLGLSLDYGSDSFVVSAKLPKARGVGLHLFADASESAFGAIAYLRFDNPDGVKVSFVMAKARVAPIKYVSIPRLELCAALLAARLASLIKSELRLKIDQATFWSDSTTVLRWINSPHYRFHVYVGNRIGEILESSESSQWRYVPTTQNPADDVSRGVTSTEFSNEHRFFTGPSFLYQSPQNWPAFPDVKQGIDEIKDPEVRCTRWVGATLHVIDSIDRLTTYTSRYPFLVGVVGYVKRFINNARKEKTHRDFGKLSETEVKNAEAELFRRAQMSAFPEDYSNIKEGKQLDPGSSLITLMPFVDHQGVLRVGGRIENAPAPPEARHPIILPADEKITELLIYSLHLEFVHSTTERTFHELRKLYWVQRGRKTVRRIINKCFKCKQHYAKALCPMMAALPGYRLKPFSPPFSPAFSHTGVDFFGPYNVTIFRRKVKRWACLFTCMSSRAVHLEMSYSLDTSSFINCISRFEDRRTTPKHYHSDNGTNFVGAVHEFSECLRRMEQLAIQDGRKRRTVTWSFNPPSAPHFGGTWERLVQSSKRALRFVLNEQTLTDDTLVTTLIQVEKLLNGRPLTYVSVNPADPEPITPNHLLLGHENPYIPFDLFDENDMTTKRKYRIAQYLTDCFWRRWMREYLPSLTERRKWLYGQKNLNVGDIVIVIEPDTPRGEWPIARVVKVFSGPDGVVRSAIVHLRSATKTSELHRPAVKLCLLESWDTDGASAYERRAGYVPNPTTPK, translated from the exons ATGTCGCTGAACTCTGCCCTGCTGAAAGGACCCGACCTGCTAACCAACCTCATTGGTGTGCTGATACGTTTCCGACAACATCCGATAGCGTTGAGCGCGGATATTGTTAAAATGTTCCACCAAGTAAGGGTGCGGCCAAAAGACGGGCCGGCACTTCGCTTTTTCTATCGCGACCCGGGTATACAGGAACCACCCTCCGTTTACCAAATGAACGTGCAACCCTTCGGCGCAGTTTGCTCTCCGACAATTTGTGCTCACGTTCTACGTCAAGCAGCCGAAGACGGCGGGATTGATGCGGCCGACGTTACCAACCAAATAATCGATCATTTTTACGTGGATAATTGGTTGACATCAATTCCAACTGCCAAAGAAGCTGTTCAGCACGCAAAAAGGGTGGCAGACGTTCTACTTCGAGGAGGATTCGAACTCGCCCAATGGGGTTCATCATGTTCAAAAGTTCTATTGTCGTTGCCTGGCAATCCAGTCTCATCCATCGATTTAGCCCTACACGGAATGCCCATAGAGCGGACGCTGGGGCTCTCACTCGACTACGGCAGCGATTCGTTTGTGGTGAGCGCAA AGCTACCAAAAGCGCGAGGTGTGGGACTTCATCTGTTTGCTGACGCATCCGAATCAGCATTTGGTGCCATCGCCTATCTCCGATTTGACAATCCCGACGGCGTTAAGGTGTCATTTGTCATGGCCAAGGCAAGAGTGGCACCCATCAAATACGTTTCGATTCCCAGACTTGAGCTGTGTGCAGCATTACTCGCCGCCCGTCTAGCATCATTGATCAAGTCAGAACTCCGACTAAAAATCGACCAAGCCACATTCTGGTCGGACTCCACAACGGTTTTGAGATGGATTAACTCTCCACACTATCGATTTCATGTTTACGTTGGAAACCGAATAGGCGAAATATTGGAGTCGTCCGAAAGTAGTCAATGGCGTTATGTCCCTACAACTCAAAACCCAGCAGACGACGTCAGCCGTGGCGTCACATCCACAGAATTTTCCAACGAACATCGTTTCTTTACCGGACCATCTTTCCTCTATCAATCACCGCAAAACTGGCCGGCCTTCCCCGATGTAAAACAGGGAATTGACGAAATAAAGGATCCCGAAGTTCGCTGTACGAGATGGGTTGGTGCGACACTACACGTAATCGATTCCATTGACCGGCTTACCACGTACACCTCCCGCTATCCGTTTTTAGTCGGCGTCGTCGGCTACGTCAAACGTTTCATTAATAACgctcggaaagaaaaaacccatCGTGATTTCGGCAAACTATCGGAAACCGAGGTCAAGAATGCGGAAGCGGAATTATTTAGGCGCGCCCAGATGTCTGCCTTTCCTGAAGATTACAGTAATATAAAGGAGGGAAAGCAGCTCGATCCCGGTTCAAGCCTAATCACGTTAATGCCATTCGTCGACCATCAAGGAGTTTTACGGGTCGGAGGACGTATTGAAAATGCTCCAGCCCCGCCGGAAGCCCGCCATCCGATCATACTCCCAGCCGACGAAAAAATCACGGAATTGCTGATTTATAGTCTTCACCTCGAGTTCGTACACTCCACTACAGAGAGAACCTTTCACGAATTACGTAAACTCTACTGGGTTCAACGCGGACGAAAAACGGTGAGAAGAATTATAAACAAGTGTTTCAAATGCAAGCAACACTACGCAAAGGCACTTTGTCCAATGATGGCCGCTCTTCCCGGTTACCGTCTGAAGCCTTTCTCCCCGCCTTTCTCCCCCGCCTTTTCACACACCGGAGTAGATTTCTTTGGCCCGTACAACGTAACGATATTCAGACGGAAGGTAAAACGCTGGGCCTGTTTATTTACTTGCATGTCATCAAGAGCCGTGCACCTGGAAATGTCATACTCTCTTGACACTTCCTCCTTCATCAACTGCATCAGTCGCTTTGAAGATCGCCGTACAACTCCGAAACATTATCACAGCGATAATGGCACGAATTTTGTTGGAGCTGTGCATGAATTTTCCGAGTGTCTCCGTCGGATGGAACAGTTAGCCATTCAAGATGGGCGAAAACGAAGAACGGTGACTTGGAGTTTCAACCCACCTTCCGCGCCACATTTTGGTGGAACCTGGGAACGTCTAGTTCAATCGTCAAAACGTGCCTTAAGATTCGTACTCAACGAGCAAACTCTGACTGACGATACTTTGGTCACCACGCTAATTCAAGTGGAGAAACTTCTCAACGGCCGCCCATTAACGTATGTAAGTGTAAACCCGGCGGATCCTGAACCCATTACGCCAAATCATCTTCTCCTTGGACACGAAAATCCGTACATACCTTTTGATCTGTTCGACGAAAACGATATGACGACCAAAAGGAAGTACCGCATTGCTCAGTACCTAACTGATTGTTTCTGGAGACGTTGGATGAGAGAGTATCTTCCCAGCCTTACGGAACGACGAAAATGGCTATATGGACAAAAGAATCTCAACGTTGGCGACATCGTGATCGTTATCGAGCCAGATACACCCCGTGGAGAATGGCCAATCGCTCGTGTCGTCAAGGTGTTTTCCGGCCCTGATGGCGTAGTCCGTTCCGCAATCGTTCACCTTCGTTCGGCTACCAAAACCTCCGAACTTCACCGCCCGGCTGTGAAACTCTGCTTGTTAGAGTCTTGGGATACGGATGGTGCGTCCGCTTACGAACGCAGAGCCGGCTATGTTCCGAATCCTACAACTCCGAAATAG